A stretch of Saccharothrix texasensis DNA encodes these proteins:
- a CDS encoding patatin-like protein, whose amino-acid sequence MDVPREQIRFAVVLNGGVSLAVWMGGVVLELDRLTRGDGPYADLLDLVGSTARADVITGTSAGGINGAALALSQVNANARLERLRDLWAEQGRMEQLLRTPFRGQPASLLRGDEFFLPRLREALDRLTSDFVPQEDRPVDLRITTTLLAGVPTVTHDDLGQTLVQATHQGSFSFRRDPGGRDDFAAEKLPALVSRLALAARSSASFPFAFEPSFIPVAPGAPDGDKPNMAEVASWANGTDNRSRYAVDGGVLVNTPTKEALEAIDRMPAEGPVRRVMLLVFPHAPEAVVEPVAPVDGALPSTMATGGKLLGALTSQSGRTYVDRIEEHNRNAASRRGGRNALLDRLASGGSVTGRVYALAETLHDHYEDVRIRHAARDVTTRQFEVPGANAAGWTFERVRAAAEAAQREYRADHSRLPYVPTRPQPAALPAHGWPWGITMAERLASAAMDVLKRLVWVMPDAQRLALARTNLFDVRARLRAARVELDGHWTTEGTEELDQSYWERRVVRFAAKMLDEPDGVGQRVREQVERIAGVLGDAHDILDQLDDEQLRVGELRSWHRLLTEPRTDAEAGAGLVAGELWLSRVLALEVATTCLADDSRGGLDQAVELVQISLQTRNAFAEYSVTAEDKAGGASLHRFSGFLKRSWRVNDWIWGRLDGATMLCKVLFDPKRLLRVDRLTGAGGDPVERAAAKVDELVAQLFGDGVPDELAPCVERAKAELGAVYANPEGDHPPTCAALAELAAWGLHVRIICEELPALRAAILADRHEGADRRSRGELFLEEQAALLARLPVRTDAERVEVGVRGLSAFDRAGIGREPLVQEASSDQVIRTAATAAAVAITVADSDNSGLGTAKPLTRTLRGAALLPYWTITGLTRGGRLAQFLGLLGFALGGALLVLSLFDLLPPWAVGPAAAFGGGTLLAAFGYAALRSGTLLHGLVLLSPVIPLVTVAIDRTRNALAGEAGDQAVTGMVAVGGVLLVVVGLLIIGSLPAPVGTPLAVLGKIRLKPRLLVRVLVAAAIVVGVWAVVRYRLYDLSPALVVVGTVVAIVFGAVTSYVLGSSLRRWRQVDGVWDTEAAEPPASATAGWAAVYGAVLLVVAAVVQVFSLRFTGWEAVLGTALAFGLVLLSVTTWWVPLRARRTIATSLVEQMSIVDFEAEDVAEVLLRRLEGHGMLFKFLTELDADGKPRLNAGGLRVAHRAAYRSTTGSDID is encoded by the coding sequence GTGGACGTGCCCAGGGAGCAGATCCGGTTCGCCGTCGTGCTCAACGGGGGTGTGAGCCTCGCCGTCTGGATGGGCGGGGTCGTGCTCGAGCTCGACCGCCTGACCAGGGGCGACGGCCCGTACGCCGACCTGCTGGACCTGGTCGGCAGCACGGCCCGCGCCGACGTCATCACGGGCACGTCGGCAGGCGGCATCAACGGTGCCGCGCTGGCGTTGTCGCAGGTCAACGCCAACGCCCGGCTGGAACGGCTGCGTGACCTGTGGGCCGAGCAGGGCCGCATGGAGCAGCTGCTGCGCACGCCGTTCCGGGGGCAGCCCGCCTCGCTGCTGCGCGGCGACGAGTTCTTCCTCCCGCGGCTGCGCGAAGCGCTCGACCGCCTGACCTCGGACTTCGTCCCGCAGGAGGACCGGCCGGTCGACCTGCGCATCACGACCACGCTGCTCGCGGGCGTCCCCACGGTCACCCACGACGACCTCGGCCAGACCCTCGTCCAGGCCACCCACCAGGGCAGCTTCTCCTTCCGCCGCGACCCCGGCGGCCGGGACGACTTCGCCGCCGAGAAGCTGCCCGCGCTGGTCAGCCGACTGGCGCTGGCCGCGCGCTCGTCGGCGTCGTTCCCGTTCGCGTTCGAGCCGTCGTTCATCCCCGTCGCGCCCGGCGCCCCCGACGGCGACAAGCCCAACATGGCCGAGGTCGCGTCCTGGGCCAACGGCACCGACAACCGGTCCCGCTACGCCGTCGACGGCGGCGTCCTGGTCAACACGCCCACCAAGGAGGCGTTGGAGGCCATCGACCGGATGCCCGCCGAAGGCCCGGTGCGGCGGGTGATGCTGCTGGTGTTCCCGCACGCCCCCGAGGCGGTCGTGGAGCCGGTGGCCCCGGTGGACGGCGCGCTGCCCAGCACCATGGCCACCGGCGGCAAGCTGCTCGGCGCGCTGACCAGCCAGAGCGGGCGGACCTACGTCGACCGCATCGAGGAGCACAACCGCAACGCCGCGTCCCGCCGCGGCGGCCGCAACGCCCTGCTGGACCGGCTCGCGTCCGGCGGCTCGGTCACCGGCAGGGTGTACGCGCTGGCCGAGACGCTGCACGACCACTACGAGGACGTGCGCATCCGGCACGCGGCCCGTGACGTCACGACCCGCCAGTTCGAGGTGCCGGGCGCGAACGCCGCCGGCTGGACGTTCGAACGGGTCCGCGCGGCGGCCGAGGCGGCGCAGCGCGAGTACCGCGCCGACCACAGCAGGCTGCCGTACGTGCCGACGCGGCCGCAGCCCGCCGCGTTGCCGGCGCACGGCTGGCCGTGGGGCATCACGATGGCCGAACGGCTCGCGTCCGCCGCGATGGACGTGCTGAAGCGCCTGGTGTGGGTGATGCCGGACGCCCAGCGGCTCGCGCTGGCCCGCACGAACCTGTTCGACGTGCGGGCGAGGCTGCGCGCCGCCCGGGTCGAGCTGGACGGGCACTGGACCACCGAGGGCACCGAGGAGCTGGACCAGTCGTACTGGGAACGGCGGGTCGTCCGGTTCGCCGCGAAGATGCTGGACGAGCCGGACGGCGTCGGGCAGCGGGTGCGCGAGCAGGTGGAGCGGATCGCGGGCGTCCTCGGTGACGCTCACGACATCCTCGACCAGCTGGACGACGAGCAGCTGCGGGTCGGCGAGCTGCGGTCGTGGCACCGGCTGCTGACCGAGCCGCGCACCGACGCGGAGGCCGGGGCGGGCCTGGTGGCTGGCGAGCTGTGGCTGTCGCGGGTGCTGGCGCTGGAGGTCGCGACGACGTGCCTGGCCGACGACAGCCGCGGCGGCCTCGACCAGGCCGTGGAGCTGGTGCAGATCAGCCTGCAGACGCGCAACGCGTTCGCCGAGTACAGCGTCACCGCCGAGGACAAGGCGGGTGGCGCGTCGCTGCACCGGTTCTCCGGGTTCCTCAAGCGGTCCTGGCGGGTCAACGACTGGATCTGGGGGCGGCTCGACGGCGCGACCATGCTGTGCAAGGTGCTGTTCGACCCGAAGCGGCTGCTGCGCGTCGACCGGTTGACCGGCGCGGGCGGCGACCCCGTCGAACGGGCGGCGGCGAAGGTCGACGAGCTGGTGGCGCAGCTGTTCGGCGACGGCGTGCCGGACGAGCTGGCGCCCTGCGTCGAGCGGGCGAAAGCCGAGCTGGGGGCGGTCTACGCGAACCCGGAGGGCGACCACCCGCCGACCTGTGCGGCGTTGGCGGAGCTGGCCGCGTGGGGCCTGCACGTGCGGATCATCTGCGAGGAGCTGCCCGCGCTGCGCGCCGCGATCCTGGCCGACCGGCACGAGGGCGCGGACCGGCGGTCGCGCGGCGAGCTGTTCCTGGAGGAGCAGGCGGCGCTGCTGGCCCGGCTGCCGGTGCGCACGGACGCGGAGCGGGTCGAGGTGGGCGTGCGGGGGTTGAGCGCGTTCGACCGGGCGGGCATCGGGCGTGAGCCGCTGGTGCAGGAGGCGAGCAGCGACCAGGTGATCCGGACGGCGGCGACGGCCGCGGCGGTGGCGATCACCGTGGCCGACAGCGACAACTCCGGGCTGGGCACGGCGAAACCGCTGACCAGGACGTTGCGCGGGGCGGCGCTGCTGCCGTACTGGACGATCACCGGGCTGACCAGGGGCGGCCGGTTGGCGCAGTTCCTGGGGCTGCTCGGGTTCGCGCTGGGCGGGGCGCTGCTGGTGCTGTCGCTGTTCGACCTGCTGCCGCCGTGGGCGGTGGGTCCGGCGGCGGCGTTCGGCGGCGGCACGCTGCTGGCCGCGTTCGGCTACGCGGCGCTGCGCTCCGGGACGCTGCTGCACGGGCTCGTGCTGCTGTCGCCGGTGATCCCGCTGGTGACGGTGGCGATCGACCGGACCAGGAACGCGTTGGCGGGCGAGGCGGGCGACCAGGCCGTGACGGGCATGGTGGCGGTCGGCGGTGTGCTGCTGGTCGTCGTGGGGTTGCTGATCATCGGCAGCCTGCCCGCGCCGGTGGGCACGCCGCTGGCCGTGCTGGGCAAGATCCGGCTCAAGCCCCGGCTGCTGGTGCGGGTGCTCGTGGCGGCGGCGATCGTGGTCGGCGTGTGGGCCGTGGTGCGGTACCGGCTGTACGACCTCAGTCCGGCGCTGGTGGTGGTCGGCACGGTGGTGGCGATCGTGTTCGGCGCGGTCACGTCGTACGTGCTGGGCAGTTCGCTGCGCCGGTGGCGGCAGGTCGACGGGGTGTGGGACACGGAGGCCGCCGAGCCGCCCGCGTCGGCGACCGCCGGGTGGGCCGCCGTGTACGGGGCCGTGCTGCTGGTCGTCGCCGCGGTGGTGCAGGTGTTCTCGCTGCGGTTCACCGGGTGGGAGGCGGTGCTGGGCACGGCGTTGGCGTTCGGCTTGGTGCTGCTGTCGGTGACGACGTGGTGGGTGCCGCTGCGGGCCAGGCGGACCATCGCCACGTCCCTGGTGGAGCAGATGTCCATCGTGGACTTCGAGGCGGAGGACGTGGCCGAGGTGCTGCTGCGGCGGCTGGAGGGGCACGGGATGCTGTTCAAGTTCCTCACCGAGCTGGACGCCGACGGCAAGCCCCGCCTCAACGCCGGTGGTCTCCGCGTCGCCCACCGCGCCGCCTACCGCTCCACCACCGGCTCCGACATCGACTGA
- a CDS encoding helix-turn-helix transcriptional regulator, translated as MKNAGTSSTAVPSGHDGRTRHAVARLLLEQGPVTAASVAEQLGLSPTAVRRHIDALVADGEATSREASRRGQRGRGRPAKLFLLTEQGRARFGHAYDDLAVAALRFLAEQGGEEAVRAFAERRVSAFVDQHRAAIVAQPDAAERAKALAVALTREGYAASARHVGAGEQLCQHLCPVAHVAAEFPQLCETETAAFADLLGTHVQRLATIARGDAVCTTHIPNTPRITVGGTDDQTPVGGADDQTSDGGEPA; from the coding sequence GTGAAAAACGCCGGGACCTCTTCGACCGCTGTGCCGTCCGGGCACGACGGCCGTACCCGGCACGCCGTCGCACGGCTCCTCCTGGAGCAGGGCCCGGTGACCGCGGCCTCGGTCGCGGAGCAGCTGGGCCTGAGCCCCACGGCGGTGCGCCGGCACATCGACGCGCTGGTGGCCGACGGCGAGGCGACCAGCAGGGAGGCCTCTCGACGGGGTCAGCGCGGCCGGGGTCGCCCGGCCAAGCTCTTCCTGCTGACCGAGCAGGGGCGGGCCCGCTTCGGGCACGCCTACGACGACCTCGCCGTGGCCGCGCTGCGGTTCCTCGCCGAACAGGGCGGGGAGGAGGCGGTACGAGCCTTCGCCGAACGACGGGTGTCCGCATTCGTCGACCAGCACCGCGCGGCCATCGTGGCCCAGCCCGACGCCGCGGAGCGGGCCAAGGCCCTCGCGGTGGCGCTGACCAGGGAGGGCTACGCTGCCTCGGCGCGCCACGTGGGGGCGGGCGAGCAGCTCTGCCAGCACCTGTGCCCGGTGGCGCACGTCGCGGCGGAGTTCCCGCAGCTGTGCGAGACCGAGACGGCGGCGTTCGCCGACCTGCTCGGCACGCACGTCCAGCGCCTGGCCACCATCGCCCGCGGCGATGCCGTGTGCACGACGCACATCCCGAACACACCCCGGATCACGGTCGGCGGAACCGACGACCAGACTCCAGTCGGCGGAGCCGACGATCAGACTTCAGATGGAGGGGAGCCCGCATGA
- the mptB gene encoding polyprenol phosphomannose-dependent alpha 1,6 mannosyltransferase MptB: MANRSEIGEAAPLDAPERRQLDVIRRWGTVGALLLAVGSLGSGAAPIFSPLPGTPLLGLFPRMPSASMAVAWTGIFLIVSAWLWLGRFARPGRPRLMSRSQLDRTLLMWITPLVFVLPMFSRDVYSYLAQSQIAANGQDPYELGPATALGVEHDLTKNVPNIWRETPAPYGPLFLAAGRVISMVTGDSVLPGIFLHRLLGLLGLAMIVWALPRLARRFGVPPVSALWLGAANPLVLFHLVVGVHNEGLAIGLMLVGLELALRKMPVVPGTPMTREELLWIVLGATMITFGAAVKIPAALALGFLGVLIARRWGGRLTDLVRAALLLLVISGVVMVGTCVGTGLGFGWVETLNVAGTVKSWMSPPTAMGFMGGGLGLALGLGNHTESVIVLMRIVTQAVSVVIVATLLWKAFRGRIKAVNGLGAGLGAVLVLGPVLQPWYVLWAALPLATAVLARRFRVFATTASAVIAVILPPTGSAFDGRAYIVPQAVAGALITFAVCLFVARKQVIPLIKRDPLPGSA; encoded by the coding sequence ATGGCGAACCGAAGCGAGATCGGCGAGGCAGCACCCCTCGACGCGCCCGAACGGCGACAGCTCGACGTGATCCGCCGGTGGGGCACGGTGGGCGCGTTGCTGCTGGCCGTCGGGTCGCTCGGGTCGGGCGCCGCGCCCATCTTCAGCCCGCTGCCGGGCACGCCGCTGCTCGGCCTGTTCCCCCGGATGCCCAGCGCGTCGATGGCGGTCGCGTGGACCGGCATCTTCCTCATCGTGTCGGCCTGGCTGTGGCTGGGCCGGTTCGCCCGGCCGGGCCGTCCCCGGCTGATGTCGCGCAGCCAGCTCGACCGCACCCTGCTCATGTGGATCACGCCGCTGGTGTTCGTGCTGCCCATGTTCAGCCGGGACGTCTACAGCTACCTGGCGCAGTCGCAGATCGCGGCCAACGGGCAGGACCCGTACGAGCTCGGCCCGGCCACGGCGCTGGGCGTCGAGCACGACCTGACCAAGAACGTGCCGAACATCTGGCGCGAGACGCCCGCGCCGTACGGGCCGCTGTTCCTGGCCGCCGGACGGGTCATCTCGATGGTGACCGGCGACAGCGTCCTGCCCGGCATCTTCCTGCACCGGCTGCTGGGACTCCTGGGGCTGGCGATGATCGTGTGGGCGCTGCCCCGGCTGGCCCGGCGGTTCGGCGTGCCGCCGGTGAGCGCGCTGTGGCTGGGCGCGGCGAACCCGCTCGTGCTGTTCCACCTGGTCGTGGGCGTGCACAACGAAGGCCTGGCGATCGGCCTGATGCTGGTGGGGCTGGAGTTGGCGCTGCGGAAGATGCCCGTGGTCCCCGGCACACCGATGACACGTGAAGAGCTGCTGTGGATAGTCCTCGGCGCGACCATGATCACGTTCGGGGCGGCGGTGAAGATCCCGGCGGCCCTGGCCCTCGGCTTCCTGGGCGTGCTGATCGCGCGGCGGTGGGGCGGACGGCTCACCGACCTGGTGCGGGCGGCGCTGTTGCTGCTGGTCATCTCGGGTGTGGTGATGGTCGGGACGTGCGTCGGCACCGGGCTCGGGTTCGGGTGGGTGGAGACGCTGAACGTGGCCGGCACGGTGAAGAGCTGGATGTCGCCGCCGACCGCGATGGGGTTCATGGGCGGCGGCCTCGGGCTGGCGCTCGGGCTGGGCAACCACACCGAGTCGGTGATCGTGCTGATGCGGATCGTGACCCAGGCCGTGTCCGTGGTGATCGTGGCGACGCTGCTGTGGAAGGCGTTCCGGGGTCGGATCAAGGCGGTCAACGGCCTGGGCGCCGGGTTGGGCGCGGTGCTCGTGCTCGGGCCCGTGCTGCAACCGTGGTACGTGCTGTGGGCGGCGTTGCCGCTGGCCACGGCCGTGCTGGCACGTCGGTTCCGGGTGTTCGCGACGACCGCGAGCGCGGTGATCGCGGTGATCCTGCCGCCGACGGGCTCGGCGTTCGACGGGCGGGCGTACATCGTGCCGCAGGCCGTGGCGGGCGCCCTGATCACGTTCGCCGTGTGCCTCTTCGTCGCCCGCAAACAGGTGATCCCCCTCATCAAGCGCGACCCGCTCCCCGGCTCCGCCTGA
- a CDS encoding glycosyltransferase, which translates to MTWLAVLLAVVGAVFFAFAARLQHDAVRAGEGTALRVLELLRRPRWLLGLVLLVLGAGVHAAALGMAPLSVVQPVGVVAIGITAVLDGRRRELPAVAWTTFGVGAFVLLAAGSATPTAVAPEAELKAALLALGLIAVPGLVGVLSTRPAVRALGFGAAGGVAYGFVSVLMRSVSQDVQQGGLVWTTAFSAAGIVAALVVGGWFIQHAYASGPPHLAVACLTVVDPLVAVGIGAGLLGEATRTSPLVGVAELACAAVAVGGVVALARTRTLPAVPTRSETTVTNGRAMRIVIAAETFPPDVNGAARFAHRLATGLAGRGHDVHVICVSADGAARTERADGITVHRVRSHRTPFHRTFRIGLPWQVRKDVGALLEGLRPDLVHVQAHFVVGRYALREAASRGIPTVATNHFMPENLFGHARVPAWSQGVASRWAWRDLGRVFGLADVVTAPTPRAVQLLHDNGFPARAVPVSCGIDIDRYRSRRPVRHTDAPTVLFVGRLDEEKRVDELLRALALVPRLHAEVVGDGSCRAEWELLARDLGITDRVRFRGFVSESELLDAYAAADVFCMPGIAELQSLATMEAMAAGKPVVVADAMALPHLCKPGRNGWLFTPGDVRGLADRLHAVTADPAVTARMGAASGDLIAAHAIDTTLETFESLYARALGLPAVEQTPALAA; encoded by the coding sequence ATGACGTGGCTCGCCGTCCTGCTCGCCGTCGTCGGCGCGGTGTTCTTCGCCTTCGCCGCACGCCTGCAGCACGACGCCGTGCGGGCCGGCGAGGGCACCGCCCTGCGGGTCCTGGAGCTGCTGCGCAGGCCCCGGTGGCTGCTGGGCCTGGTGCTGCTCGTCCTCGGCGCCGGCGTGCACGCGGCGGCCCTGGGGATGGCGCCGTTGAGCGTGGTGCAGCCGGTCGGCGTGGTCGCGATCGGCATCACCGCGGTGCTCGACGGCCGCCGCCGCGAGCTGCCCGCGGTCGCGTGGACCACGTTCGGCGTGGGCGCCTTCGTGCTCCTGGCCGCGGGCAGCGCCACGCCCACCGCGGTCGCGCCGGAAGCCGAGCTGAAGGCCGCGCTGCTGGCGCTCGGCCTGATCGCGGTCCCGGGCCTGGTCGGCGTGCTGTCGACCCGGCCGGCGGTGCGCGCCCTCGGGTTCGGCGCGGCGGGCGGCGTCGCCTACGGCTTCGTGTCGGTGCTCATGCGGTCGGTGTCCCAGGACGTCCAGCAGGGCGGCCTGGTGTGGACGACCGCGTTCTCGGCGGCGGGCATCGTCGCCGCCCTCGTCGTCGGCGGCTGGTTCATCCAGCACGCCTACGCCAGCGGACCGCCGCACCTCGCGGTCGCCTGCCTCACCGTGGTGGACCCCCTCGTGGCCGTCGGCATCGGCGCGGGGCTGCTCGGCGAGGCGACCCGGACCAGCCCGCTGGTCGGCGTGGCCGAACTCGCCTGCGCCGCGGTCGCCGTCGGCGGCGTCGTCGCGCTGGCCCGCACTCGAACCCTTCCCGCAGTTCCCACCAGATCGGAGACGACAGTGACCAACGGACGCGCCATGCGGATCGTGATCGCCGCGGAGACGTTCCCCCCGGACGTCAACGGCGCGGCCCGGTTCGCCCACCGCCTCGCCACCGGCCTCGCCGGCCGCGGCCACGACGTGCACGTGATCTGCGTGTCGGCGGACGGCGCGGCCCGCACCGAGCGCGCCGACGGGATCACCGTGCACCGGGTGCGCTCGCACCGCACGCCGTTCCACCGCACGTTCCGCATCGGGTTGCCGTGGCAGGTCCGCAAGGACGTCGGCGCGCTGCTGGAAGGGCTGCGGCCGGACCTGGTGCACGTCCAGGCGCACTTCGTGGTGGGCCGGTACGCGCTGCGGGAGGCGGCGTCGCGGGGGATCCCGACGGTCGCGACGAACCACTTCATGCCGGAGAACCTGTTCGGGCACGCCCGCGTGCCGGCGTGGTCGCAGGGCGTGGCGTCGCGGTGGGCGTGGCGTGACCTGGGCCGCGTGTTCGGCCTCGCGGACGTGGTGACCGCGCCGACGCCGCGTGCCGTGCAGCTGCTGCACGACAACGGGTTCCCGGCGCGGGCCGTGCCGGTGTCGTGCGGGATCGACATCGACCGCTACCGGTCGCGCCGCCCCGTGCGGCACACCGACGCGCCGACCGTGCTGTTCGTGGGCCGGCTGGACGAGGAGAAGCGGGTCGACGAGCTGCTGCGGGCGTTGGCGCTCGTGCCGCGGCTGCACGCCGAGGTCGTGGGCGACGGGTCGTGCCGGGCGGAGTGGGAGCTGCTGGCGCGTGACCTGGGCATCACCGACCGCGTCCGCTTCCGCGGCTTCGTGAGCGAGTCCGAGCTGCTGGACGCCTACGCCGCGGCCGACGTGTTCTGCATGCCGGGCATCGCGGAGCTGCAGAGCCTGGCGACGATGGAGGCGATGGCGGCGGGCAAGCCGGTGGTGGTCGCGGACGCGATGGCGCTGCCGCACCTGTGCAAACCGGGCCGCAACGGCTGGCTGTTCACGCCGGGCGACGTGCGCGGCCTGGCCGACCGCCTGCACGCCGTCACCGCGGATCCCGCCGTCACCGCCCGGATGGGCGCCGCGTCCGGCGACCTCATCGCCGCCCACGCCATCGACACGACCCTGGAGACCTTCGAGTCCCTCTACGCCCGCGCCCTGGGCCTCCCGGCCGTCGAGCAGACCCCCGCCCTCGCCGCCTGA